A region of the Pseudoroseomonas cervicalis genome:
CCGCGCAGATCCGGATCGACTGAGCATGACCGACACCACCGCGACGCCCCCCCGCCTGGCCCGCAAGCGCTTCGACCCGGAGGCGCGCGGCGCGCTGGACGGGGTGCGGGTGCTCGACCTCGCCCGGCTGGTCGCCGGCAACACGCTGAGCATGGTGCTGGCCGACCATGGCGCCGAGGTGGTGAAGGTCGAGCCGCCGGAGGGCGACACGCTGCGCGCCTGGAAGGTGCGCGGCGTCGAGACCTCCTGGAAGAGCTGGTGCCGCAACAAGAAGAGCATCTGCCTCGACCTGCGCTCCGAAGAAGGCCAGGGCGTGGTGCGCGCCCTGGTGCGCGAGGCGGCCATGCTGACCGAGAGCTTCCGCCCCGGCGTGCTGGAGGCGATGGGGCTCTCGCCCGAGGCGCTGCTGGCGATCAACCCGGCGCTGGTGATCGTGCGCATCAGCGGCTGGGGGCAGGACGGGCCGTATCGCCACAAGCCCGGCTTCGGCACGCTGGTGGAAGGCTATTCCGGCTTCGCCGCCGTCAACGGCTTCGCCGATCGCGAGCCGGTGCTGCCGCCGATGTTCATGGGTGATTGCTATGCCGGCCTCTACGGCGCCAGCACCGCCATGATCGCGCTGCGCCATGCCGAGCGCACCGGCCAGGGCCAGGTGATCGACCTGTCGCTGATCGATCCGATGCTGGCGGTGATGGACCCGCAGGCGGCGAATTACCGCCTGACCGGCAAGGTGAAGCAGCGCACCGGCAGCCGCAGCACCAACACCGCGCCGCGCAACGCCTATCGCTGCCGCGATGGCGGCTGGGTCTGCCTCTCCTCCTCCACCCAGGGCATGACGGAGAAGCTGCTGCGCAGCATCGGCCGGCCCGAGCTGATCGAGGATCCGCGCTTCCGCACCAATCCGGACCGGCTGCAGCACTGGCAGGAGCTGGACGCGATCATCGGCGGCTTCATCGGCGCGCGCGACAAGCGCGAGGTGCTGGCGCATTTCGACGCCGCCGGCGTCACCATCGGCCCGATCATGGACGCCGCCGACCTGCTGCAGGACGAGTATGTCGCGGCGCGCGAGGCGCTGATCGAGGTGCCGGATGACGACATGCCGGATGGCTATGTGCCGATGCATGGCATGGTGACGCGGCTTTCCGCGACGCCCGGCATCCTGGCGCGGCCGGCGCCGAAGCTCGGCGAGCACAATGAGGACATCCTGCGCCCGGCGCTGGGCGAGGCAGCTTATGCGCGGCTGGCCGCGCAGGGCATCATCCGCGGCGGCGCCTGAGACCGCGCGGCGAG
Encoded here:
- a CDS encoding CaiB/BaiF CoA-transferase family protein → MTDTTATPPRLARKRFDPEARGALDGVRVLDLARLVAGNTLSMVLADHGAEVVKVEPPEGDTLRAWKVRGVETSWKSWCRNKKSICLDLRSEEGQGVVRALVREAAMLTESFRPGVLEAMGLSPEALLAINPALVIVRISGWGQDGPYRHKPGFGTLVEGYSGFAAVNGFADREPVLPPMFMGDCYAGLYGASTAMIALRHAERTGQGQVIDLSLIDPMLAVMDPQAANYRLTGKVKQRTGSRSTNTAPRNAYRCRDGGWVCLSSSTQGMTEKLLRSIGRPELIEDPRFRTNPDRLQHWQELDAIIGGFIGARDKREVLAHFDAAGVTIGPIMDAADLLQDEYVAAREALIEVPDDDMPDGYVPMHGMVTRLSATPGILARPAPKLGEHNEDILRPALGEAAYARLAAQGIIRGGA